In Rhodobacteraceae bacterium LMO-JJ12, a single window of DNA contains:
- a CDS encoding DUF1801 domain-containing protein translates to MIPEVKAAFEAMPMPARQGCMTLRELIFEVAAQTPEAGQISEELRWGQPAYLTQETKSGTTIRLGRGKPNGFALLVHCQTSLIEDFRPLAPEGTRFDGSRAVLFADVSDVDKSAMRLLIHSALTYHL, encoded by the coding sequence ATGATACCTGAAGTAAAAGCTGCCTTTGAGGCTATGCCGATGCCCGCGCGGCAAGGCTGTATGACGCTGCGAGAATTGATTTTTGAGGTAGCAGCACAGACACCTGAGGCGGGGCAGATTTCGGAGGAATTGCGCTGGGGTCAACCCGCCTACCTCACCCAAGAGACCAAATCCGGCACCACCATCAGGCTTGGAAGAGGCAAGCCCAACGGATTCGCCCTTCTTGTGCATTGTCAAACCTCGTTGATCGAAGACTTCCGCCCCTTGGCACCGGAGGGCACCCGTTTTGATGGAAGTCGCGCCGTGCTATTTGCTGATGTCTCTGACGTGGATAAAAGTGCGATGCGTTTGCTGATCCACTCTGCGCTGACCTATCATCTCTGA